In Raphanus sativus cultivar WK10039 chromosome 5, ASM80110v3, whole genome shotgun sequence, the following proteins share a genomic window:
- the LOC108858342 gene encoding uncharacterized protein LOC108858342, giving the protein MDLYEDNIFNDQSLQFSPLRLSPSPEPFTSIMDILQDPVVEETDNVGEEIVGLINNSAINEANLLMSEKSPDLISLPETLTLVQHPLEVDQPLLCSSHGYMQENLPNIQSDLPFLFDQKMLDAFQEPDVFAMKDQQFLYNPHGTLRGNTNGHQQYLINKNTMNHFQEPNDSAMQDHNFGCNPHGFLQENANVELDQQSLFNQNTMNPFQGLNDSTMIGIGQQIEEENSEYAHPLMTQSFELPNHLQEQFSLSLSHSYPSNSRYQNGLVDSYSSIYNQQPHPLVQANRENEALVPRMVTEVARTCPLQNQTSVIPPLSEIPTSSTRTCPLHNQISVTPPLPQIPSSSTRYHQVQLPQIPSSSTRTEKNVQELKNKPSPGLEYPTLKDYAHLFPSTKAFAPIEFNVLWRQQENSPSPFERQHTNGQSRLFERNVFGRRQRNDRSGFNHVESSSAAQRRRTVSPKRSDDLPAVDHGEKRLQNKLYDPLYESLGLKIDPHLRVFFPPKKNEKQKKASNGNRIRDHRPLAKEIRD; this is encoded by the exons ATGGATTTGTACGAAGACAATATCTTCAACGATCAGTCGTTACAATTTAGTCCTTTGCGATTATCACCATCACCAGAACCATTTACTTCGATCATG GACATATTGCAAGATCCTGTAGTGGAAGAAACTGATAATGTGGGGGAAGAGATTGTTGGTTTAATCAACAATTCTGCTATAAATGAGGCTAACCTCTTAATGAGTGAAAAATCCCCAGATCTAATCTCACTTCCGGAGACATTAACACTAGTGCAACATCCTCTTGAAGTT GACCAACCGTTATTGTGCAGTTCACATGGGTATATGCAAGAAAACTTGCCAAACATCCAATCAGATCTACCAtttttgtttgatcaaaaaatgtTGGATGCTTTTCAAGAGCCAGATGTATTTGCAATG AAAGATCAGCAATTCTTATACAATCCACATGGGACATTACGAGGAAACACAAATGGTCATCAGCAATATTTGATCAACAAGAACACGATGAATCATTTTCAGGAACCAAATGATTCTGCAATG CAAGATCACAATTTTGGATGCAATCCACATGGGTTTTTACAAGAAAACGCAAACGTAGAATTGGATCAGCAATCTTTGTTCAACCAAAATACGATGAATCCTTTTCAGGGACTAAATGATTCTACCATG ATAGGAATTGGTCAACAAATCGAGGAAGAAAACAGTGAATATGCACATCCTTTAATGACTCAATCTTTCGAATTACCAAATCATCTCCAAGAGCAGTTTTCATTATCTTT ATCACATAGTTACCCATCAAATTCAAGGTACCAGAACGGCCTAGTTGATTCATATTCCAGCATATACAACCAGCAACCGCATCCATTAGTTCAAGCTAATAGGGAAAACGAAGCTCTAGTCCCAAGGATGGTTACAGAGGTGGCTAG GACATGCCCTCTACAGAATCAGACTTCTGTGATCCCTCCTCTATCTGAAATACCAACGAGCTCCACAAG GACATGCCCTCTACATAATCAGATATCTGTGACCCCTCCTCTACCTCAAATACCGTCGAGCTCTACAAGGTATCATCAAGTCCAACTACCTCAAATACCGTCGAGCTCTACAAG GACTGAAAAAAACGTGCAAGAGCTAAAGAATAAGCCTTCGCCGGGTCTTGAATACCCTACCCTCAAAGATTATGCACATCTATTTCCAAGCACGAAAGCATTTGCTCCCATAGAG TTCAATGTTTTGTGGCGTCAACAAGAAAATAGCCCAAGTCCGTTTGAGCGTCAACACACAAATGGCCAAAGTCGATTATTTGAGCGTAACGTTTTTGGGCGTCGACAAAGAAATGATCGAAGTGGGTTTAATCATGTGGAATCATCATCTGCTGCTCAACGAAGG AGGACCGTCTCGCCAAAAAGAAGTGATGATTTACCAGCAGTCGACCACGGTGAAAAAAG GCTCCAAAACAAATTATATGATCCATTGTATGAAAGCCTTGGATTAAAAATTGATCCTCACTTGAGAGTTTTTTTCCCACCCAAGAAAAATG AGAAGCAAAAGAAAGCCAGCAACGGCAACAGGATAAGAGACCACCGTCCACTGGCAAAAGAGATCAGAGATTGA
- the LOC108858343 gene encoding uncharacterized protein LOC108858343, with protein sequence MAPRKKPPPTYDEMFGDGAGTSSSGGRTSSDAVPDSQTSQRVWSLPPPSAQMAPPPPPPPAAPQEPIRGAGVHPDLRVPPHAPYARYTVEDLLSQPGREFMDVLDPDRPPGTYWFGANNRVSRSVSQVMEGYLDGAYPNWSLTPDHVKTTWFKQFAQRWHWSLGITEMVKKEFGAKAKTRLTNTVSDWKDKWEIYGYDGKPTGVTKEVWDGLIAFWKLPSSIRKANSCSASRRTKDKDGNLPIVHTTGQKPHAGIHLEAFEKTGVMPSFSDLFKITHAKPDGTFVDPASEKLFNTVAARIDEREMQLTQQSPDGLPVKLMTEEVDRIFEEVVPRKKGRTVGIGSVNEVARATFSYSSRRDQKTSQMQARLDIQQEHLDSPENLLDIMAMGNPNMQRALAAKREALGMQQRDPESTDPVGAGPSGAGPSGTDYFDDVSFP encoded by the exons ATGGCTCCTAGGAAAAAACCACCACCGACTTATGATGAGATGTTTGGCGACGGTGCCGGGACGTCTTCTTCCGGCGGCCGAACATCTTCTGATGCCGTTCCGGACTCTCAGACATCTCAGAGAGTTTGGAGTCTTCCTCCTCCCTCAGCTCAGATggctccacctccacctcctccaccagcAGCTCCGCAGGAGCCCATCCGAGGGGCAGGTGTTCATCCTGACTTGCGGGTGCCTCCTCATGCACCATACGCAAGATATACGGTGGAGGATTTGCTTTCCCAGCCTGGACGGGAGTTTATGGACGTTTTGGACCCCGATAGACCGCCGGGTACTTATTG GTTTGGGGCGAACAACCGTGTTTCCCGGAGCGTTTCACAGGTGATGGAGGGATACTTAGACGGAGCTTATCCAAACTGGAGCTTGACTCCAGATCACGTCAAGACCACTTGGTTTAAACAGTTTGcg caaAGGTGGCACTGGTCCTTAGGAATCACCgaaatggtgaagaaggaatTCGGGGCAAAGGCGAAGACTCGTCTTACCAACACGGTCTCGGATTGGAAGGATAAGTGGGAGATCTACGGCTATGACGGGAAGCCCACTGGGGTCACCAAGGAAGTATGGGATGGCCTCATCGCCTTTTGGAAGCTACCCAGCTCAATCCGGAAGGCCAACTCCTGCTCCGCTTCCCGTAGGACCAAGGATAAAGACGGGAATTTGCCTATAGTTCATACCACCGGGCAAAAACCTCATGCCGGGATCCATCTCGAAGCT TTTGAGAAGACCGGAGTCATGCCATCTTTTTCCGACCTCTTCAAGATTACTCACGCCAAACCGGATGGGACTTTTGTTGATCCTGCATCCGAGAAGCTTTTCAACACTGTGGCTGCTCGTATTGATGAGCGGGAGATGCAACTCACCCAGCAGTCTCCGGATGGATTACCCGTCAAATTGATGACGGAAGAGGTCGACAGGATCTTCGAggag gTCGTTCCAAGAAAGAAGGGCCGGACGGTGGGAATCGGTTCTGTTAACGAAGTCGCAAGGGCGACTTTTTCATACTCTTCGAGACGGGACCAAAAGACTTCTCAGATGCAAGCTCGATTGGATATCCAGCAGGAGCATTTAGACTCTCCCGAGAACCTGTTGGATATTATGGCGATGGGGAACCCGAACATGCAGAGAGCGTTGGCGGCCAAACGAGAAGCTCTCGGTATGCAACAACGGGATCCCGAATCTACCGATCCAGTGGGAGCGGGACCGAGCGGAGCGGGACCGAGCGGAACCGACTACTTTGATGATGTATCGTTcccgtag